One Aegilops tauschii subsp. strangulata cultivar AL8/78 chromosome 7, Aet v6.0, whole genome shotgun sequence genomic window carries:
- the LOC109775623 gene encoding hydroxymethylglutaryl-CoA synthase yields MQTNESGNLVYYPRRAPRPRRCQSHTNSLTSHTPPPASQPLGEPAEAQSGRRDREMECKDVGILAMDMYFPPTCVQQEALEVHDGASKGKYTIGLGQDCMAFCSEVEDVISMSLTVVKSLLEKYHIDPKLIGRLEVGSETVIDKSKSIKTWLMQIFEESGNTDIEGVDSSNACYGGTAALLNCVNWVESRCWDGRYGLVVCTDSAVYAEGPARPTGGAAAIAMLIGPNAPISFESKYRASHMAHVYDFYKPDLASEYPVVDGKLSQTCYLMALDSCYRQYCAKYEKLVGEQFSISDADYCVFHSPYNKLVQKSFARLYFNDFMRNCSSVDNDAKEKLQPFANLTSEESYQSRDLEKGSQQLAKHLYDIKVQPSTLLPKQIGNMYTASLYAALASVIYNKHASLTGQRIVMFSYGSGLTSTMFSFKLNEGQHPFNLANIASVLDVTAKLESRHVTSPEKFIDTLKLMEHRYGAKDFETSKDISLLPPGTFYLTKVDSMYRRFYEKKTDGIVDGKIKCSNGIANGH; encoded by the exons ATGCAGACAAACGAATCTGGGAATCTCGTATATTATCCCCGACGTGCTCCGCGTCCACGGCGCTGCCAAAGTCACACGAACTCTCTCACGTCACACACGCCTCCTCCTGCGAGCCAGCCACTGGGAGAGCCCGCGGAAGCACAGAGCGGGAGGAGGGATCGCGAGATGGAGTGCAAGGATGTCGGGATCCTCGCCATGGACATGTATTTCCCTCCCACCTGCGTCCAGCAG GAAGCGCTGGAGGTTCATGACGGAGCCAGCAAGGGGAAGTACACAATTGGTCTTGGGCAAGATTGTATGGCCTTCTGCAGCGAGGTAGAAGATGTCATCTCGATGAG CTTGACAGTTGTCAAATCCCTGCTGGAAAAGTACCACATAGATCCGAAGCTAATTGGCCGCCTGGAGGTTGGTAGCGAAACAGTGATAGACAAAAGTAAATCCATCAAAACGTGGCTGATGCAAATTTTTGAG GAAAGTGGTAATACTGACATTGAGGGAGTTGACTCAAGTAACGCATGTTATGGTGGGACAGCTGCCCTGTTGAATTGTGTGAATTGGGTCGAAAGTCGATGCTGGGATGGACGCTACGGCCTTGTGGTCTGCACAGATAGCGCG GTTTACGCAGAGGGACCAGCTCGGCCTACGGGAGGAGCTGCTGCAATTGCTATGCTTATTGGTCCAAATGCACCTATTTCTTTTGAAAGTAAATATAGAGCTTCTCACATGGCTCATGTTTACGATTTCTACAAGCCTGATCTTGCAAGTGAATATCCG GTTGTTGATGGGAAACTATCTCAAACGTGCTACCTGATGGCTCTGGATTCGTGCTATAGACAGTATTGCGCCAA GTATGAGAAGCTAGTGGGAGAACAGTTCTCGATTTCTGACGCCGATTATTGTGTGTTCCATTCTCCATATAATAAG CTTGTGCAGAAGAGTTTTGCTCGACTTTACTTCAACGATTTCATGCGTAATTGCAG TTCGGTTGATAATGATGCCAAAGAAAAGCTTCAGCCTTTTGCAAACCTGACTAGTGAAGAAAGCTACCAAAGTCGTGACTTGGAAAAG GGCTCTCAACAACTTGCAAAGCATTTGTATGACATCAAAGTTCAACCGTCAACGTTGCTTCCAAAACAAATTGGTAACATGTATACTGCATCTCTGTATGCTGCATTGGCATCTGTAATCTACAACAAGCATGCTAGTCTG ACCGGCCAACGAATTGTCATGTTCTCTTATGGCAGTGGCTTGACATCCACTATGTTTTCATTCAAACTAAATGAGGGTCAACATCCCTTTAATTTAGCAAACATTGCTTCTGTGCTTGATGTGACGGCAAAGCTTGAATCAAGACATGTG ACTTCACCTGAGAAGTTCATTGACACACTGAAGCTGATGGAGCACCGATATGGAGCAAAAGATTTTGAAACAAGCAAAGACATAAGCTTGTTGCCACCAGGAACGTTCTACCTTACAAAAGTTGACTCAATGTACAGGAGGTTCTATGAA